The proteins below are encoded in one region of Tamandua tetradactyla isolate mTamTet1 chromosome 9, mTamTet1.pri, whole genome shotgun sequence:
- the LOC143645873 gene encoding secretoglobin family 1D member 2-like translates to MRLCSSLLLVTLAFFCCQANAAVCPSLLDESISFLFSPEMLYKMLLFTYRPPAEAVEAKVEVKKCVDQMPIDQKFLLADIVEKIQRNCTKSP, encoded by the exons ATGAGGCTTTGTAGTTCTCTCCTGCTGGTCACTCTAGCCTTTTTCTGCTGCCAGG CCAATGCAGCAGTCTGCCCATCTCTTTTGGATGAATCAATAAGCTTCTTGTTTAGTCCTGAAATGCTCTACAAAATGTTACTTTTCACCTATAGACCACCTGCAGAAGCTGTTGAGGCCAAGGTGGAAGTGAAGAAATGTGTAGATCAGATGCCCATTGACCAGAAATTCCTCCTTGCTGACATAGTG gaaAAAATTCAGAGGAATTGTACTAAGTCACCATGA